The following proteins come from a genomic window of Nicotiana tomentosiformis chromosome 12, ASM39032v3, whole genome shotgun sequence:
- the LOC104114114 gene encoding uncharacterized protein produces the protein MVMEGVQEDTSEGNIQCINHPYKNSSPGGICAFCLQEKLGKLVSSSFSSTIFPSSTSSVSTPSLRSDFGTTSTTTSALQIPTNNKNTTDCNTNYHPYENNIRKSRMQFLLSQKKKNSSNMASSGSDSGIVFIKRSKSTTTPRNHLHFLEAEDYGIQRKGFWSFLHYSSSKHYSSTGSSQNGFIKSREKKKEEIVAVEENESPNESTFDRKVARSRSVGCGSRSFSGDLFEKISTGFGDCTLKRIESQREGKPRFSSVNHKERVNCGGILSYLVSSEENLHGKSHNIANGRSKNWGWALASPMRAFSKTSSSGKREDSNNKNATPNLAAIPSLLTVSS, from the exons ATGGTAATGGAAGGGGTTCAAGAAGATACAAGTGAAGGAAATATACAATGTATAAACCATCCTTATAAAAACAGTTCACCAGGTGGAATCTGTGCATTTTGCCTTCAAGAAAAACTAGGAAAActagtttcttcttctttttcctctACCATTTTCCCTTCTTCTACTTCTTCTGTTTCTACTCCTTCTCTTAGATCTGATTTTGGCACCACTTCCACTACAACTTCAGCTTTACAAATCCCAACAAATAACAAAAACACCACTGATTGTAATACTAACTATCATCCATAtgagaataacataaggaaatcaaGAATGCAATTTTTGTTGagtcagaagaagaagaatagtAGTAATATGGCAAGTTCTGGTTCAGATTCTGGTATTGTTTTTATTAAGAGAAGTAAGTCTACTACAACTCCTAGAAATCATTTGCATTTCTTGGAAGCTGAAGATTATGGTATTCAGAGAAAAGGATTTTGGTCATTTCTTCATTACTCATCCTCAAAGCATTATTCTTCCACAG GATCATCTCAAAACGGATTCATAAaatcaagggagaaaaagaaggaagaaaTTGTAGCAGTTGAGGAAAATGAGAGTCCTAATGAGTCAACATTTGACAGAAAGGTAGCAAGATCCAGATCTGTTGGTTGTGGAAGCAGAAGTTTTTCTGGTGATTTATTTGAGAAAATCTCAACTGGTTTTGGGGATTGTACTTTAAAAAGAATTGAATCACAAAGAGAAGGAAAGCCAAGATTTTCCTCTGTTAATCATAAAGAAAGAGTCAATTGTGGAGGCATATTATCTTATTTGGTTTCTTCTGAAGAAAATTTGCATGGAAAATCTCATAATATTGCTAATGGAAGAAGTAAGAATTGGGGTTGGGCATTAGCAAGTCCAATGAGAGCTTTTAGTAAAACATCATCAAGTGGAAAAAGAGAAGACTCAAATAATAAGAATGCTACTCCTAATTTGGCTGCAATTCCTTCTTTGTTGACTGTGAGCAGCTAG
- the LOC138903430 gene encoding secreted RxLR effector protein 161-like: METSKVIDIPIATTTRLDMDEPGSPTRHCVQHGPLCKVSIQSNPKESHLKRILRYLKGTQDLVLYYPSGDNFDLIGYADADYVGYLVDRKSTSGMAHFLGSCLISWGARKQNSVAFSNAEAEYVAAASCCAQSLCIKK; the protein is encoded by the exons ATGGAAACATCAAAAGTTATTGACATTCCTATTGCCACAACTACTCGtctagacatggatgaacctggttctcct ACCAGGCATTGTGTTCAGCATGGGCCTTTGTGCAAAGTTTCAATCCAATccaatccaaaggaatctcatctgaagagaatattgagatatctcaaaggaacgcaggacctggttctctactatccctcaggTGACAATTTTGATCTTATTgggtatgctgatgctgattatgtagGATATCTAGTGGACAGGAAAAGCACGTCTGGAATGGCACATTTCCTGGGTTCTTGCCTAATCTCATGGGGTGCAAGGAAGCAAAACTCAGTGGCATTCTcaaatgcagaagcagaatatgtaGCAGCTGCTTCTTGCTGTGCTCAATCGTTGTGCATCAAGAAATAA